The following proteins are encoded in a genomic region of Sneathiella marina:
- a CDS encoding CCA tRNA nucleotidyltransferase, whose protein sequence is MGVSISIRDIQANPPDWSGWPEVKRVFSAISEVNGTARFVGGCVRDALLGITSDDIDICTDLTPIDTIDALERKSIRVIPTGLAHGTVTAVINKCKFEITTLRVDVQSHGRHADVRFTKDWYSDASRRDFTINAIYLDPTGEIFDPFEGISDLKDGRVRFIGNPEERIAEDRLRILRFFRFFARFGGNIPDKEALNACRKNAQYLESLSAERVQKELLQILAVVDPLPAVKLMAKNQILKVILPGAPNTSLLASLLSLPFDTDSIQRLACLLGGEPDHAARAAQKLKFSRKLENRLLVMCDSNDEALRSEHQKQTVLYRLGKQGFIDQALLYCSRKGDVRELETSLDLAENWCVPVFPISGSDLTELGVAPGPEMGQLLKKMEQSWVSSGFSLTKEILISEVLPPSLDT, encoded by the coding sequence ATGGGTGTTTCAATCTCGATACGAGACATTCAGGCAAATCCACCGGACTGGTCGGGATGGCCAGAAGTAAAGAGAGTGTTCAGTGCAATATCGGAAGTAAACGGGACCGCACGATTTGTCGGTGGTTGTGTTAGAGATGCTCTGCTTGGTATTACCAGTGACGACATTGATATTTGCACTGATCTGACGCCAATTGATACCATTGATGCACTCGAGAGAAAATCTATTCGGGTCATTCCAACAGGGTTAGCGCATGGCACTGTTACGGCCGTGATAAACAAATGCAAATTTGAGATAACAACCTTGCGCGTAGATGTCCAAAGCCATGGCCGTCACGCGGATGTTCGTTTTACTAAAGACTGGTATAGCGATGCGTCTCGGCGGGATTTTACGATCAATGCCATATATCTAGACCCGACCGGAGAGATATTTGACCCATTTGAGGGTATATCAGACCTAAAAGATGGCCGTGTTCGCTTTATTGGTAACCCTGAAGAGCGCATCGCCGAAGATAGATTGCGTATATTGAGGTTTTTCAGGTTTTTTGCTCGATTTGGCGGTAATATACCAGACAAGGAAGCGCTTAATGCTTGCCGGAAAAATGCACAATATCTGGAAAGCTTGTCTGCAGAGAGGGTACAGAAAGAATTATTGCAGATATTAGCGGTTGTGGATCCGCTGCCGGCAGTAAAGTTGATGGCTAAAAACCAAATTCTCAAGGTAATTTTACCTGGGGCTCCAAATACAAGCCTTCTTGCTTCTTTGCTATCACTGCCGTTCGACACTGACAGCATTCAACGACTAGCCTGCTTGTTAGGCGGAGAACCTGATCATGCTGCAAGGGCTGCGCAGAAGCTGAAGTTTTCAAGGAAGCTAGAAAACCGATTGCTTGTTATGTGCGATAGTAACGATGAAGCGCTGAGGTCCGAACACCAAAAGCAAACTGTTTTGTATCGATTGGGGAAGCAAGGGTTTATTGATCAAGCCCTTCTTTACTGTTCAAGGAAAGGCGATGTTCGGGAATTGGAAACTTCACTGGATCTCGCTGAAAACTGGTGCGTTCCGGTATTTCCGATTTCCGGTTCCGACTTGACTGAGCTGGGCGTTGCGCCTGGTCCTGAAATGGGTCAGCTACTGAAGAAAATGGAGCAAAGTTGGGTTTCTTCCGGATTCTCCTTAACTAAAGAAATATTGATATCCGAGGTTCTACCGCCATCGCTAGACACCTAA
- a CDS encoding CoA pyrophosphatase, which produces MLTKTLRQNLGPIPKDVSPALNLNGTFRGDHDLNPASAPLRDETYTPAAVLVPIVLRNEGMTMLLTRRAAHLAKHPGQISFPGGRAEEEDLSAVETALRESEEEISLNPDLVEIVGSLNTYITVTRYSVTPVVGFVQPSFSLRPEIGEVSEIFEVPLAFLLDEKNRKKHSGFHNGIERFWYAIPYNDYYIWGATAGMIKDLSERVLLE; this is translated from the coding sequence ATGCTGACTAAAACACTTCGCCAGAATCTTGGGCCTATTCCAAAAGACGTTTCACCGGCACTAAATTTGAATGGCACATTCAGAGGTGATCATGATCTAAATCCCGCAAGTGCCCCTTTGCGCGATGAAACATATACACCTGCTGCAGTTCTGGTTCCAATTGTTTTGCGAAATGAAGGGATGACGATGTTGCTGACGCGCCGCGCCGCGCATCTTGCAAAACACCCAGGCCAGATTAGCTTTCCAGGAGGCAGGGCAGAAGAAGAGGATTTGAGCGCCGTTGAAACCGCGTTGCGTGAATCTGAAGAAGAAATTTCTCTGAATCCGGATCTTGTTGAAATTGTTGGCTCCTTGAATACATATATTACTGTGACGCGGTACTCGGTGACGCCGGTTGTCGGGTTTGTCCAACCATCCTTTTCCTTACGTCCGGAAATCGGGGAGGTTTCCGAGATTTTCGAAGTTCCGCTGGCATTCTTACTCGACGAAAAAAATCGGAAAAAACACAGTGGATTTCATAACGGTATAGAGCGGTTCTGGTATGCAATACCTTACAATGATTATTATATTTGGGGTGCGACAGCCGGTATGATTAAGGACCTTTCAGAGAGAGTGCTACTAGAATGA
- a CDS encoding GNAT family N-acetyltransferase has product MSELLDFDIRPSTPEDLPAITEIYGKSVESGLGSFEYTAPDILEMTVRRNNILEQQLPYIVAVRNGILLGFAYASPYRARAAYRFSVENSVYVRAEMHRQGIGKALLKKIITDCEELGKKQMIAVIGDSQNRNSISLHISLGFRLVGILESIGYKHDQWVDTVILQKNLE; this is encoded by the coding sequence ATGTCAGAGCTACTTGATTTTGATATTCGCCCTTCAACACCAGAAGACCTTCCAGCAATTACGGAGATTTACGGAAAAAGCGTAGAAAGCGGATTAGGGTCATTTGAATATACTGCGCCAGATATCTTGGAAATGACTGTTCGACGTAACAATATTCTAGAACAGCAATTACCTTATATTGTTGCTGTGCGTAATGGTATTCTCCTTGGATTTGCTTACGCCAGTCCGTATCGAGCACGAGCTGCCTATAGATTTTCAGTAGAAAATTCTGTCTATGTTCGAGCAGAGATGCATCGGCAAGGCATAGGCAAAGCACTTCTCAAGAAGATCATTACAGATTGCGAAGAGCTCGGCAAGAAACAGATGATTGCTGTTATTGGTGATTCACAAAACCGAAATTCGATCTCCTTACATATCTCACTGGGCTTCCGGCTTGTCGGAATCCTGGAAAGTATCGGCTATAAGCACGATCAGTGGGTCGACACGGTCATCCTACAGAAAAACCTGGAGTAA
- a CDS encoding AAA family ATPase, whose protein sequence is MTTTFKSDQQILERVNDLSGKLNGLKSGVGEYIFGQEQVVELTLITLLARGHALLIGVPGLAKTRLVETLGGVLGLDDRRIQFTPDLMPADILGSEILETSENGERYFKFLKGPIFGQLLMADEINRSSPRTQSALLQAMQEETVTIAGETYPLPVPFHVLATQNPIEQEGTYPLPEAQLDRFLMQINIDYPSKDTERRILLETTGNEEVIPSQIMSPEELNDAQHLVREIPVSDKVIEAILKLVRNGRPDTTDNDLVAKYVSWGPGPRASQALVLAARARALLENRLSPSIDDIVALAKPVLQHRMALSYAARAENVGMDDVINSLTSTLE, encoded by the coding sequence ATGACAACCACATTTAAATCGGATCAACAAATACTGGAAAGGGTTAATGATCTTTCCGGAAAACTGAATGGCCTCAAATCCGGCGTAGGTGAGTATATATTCGGACAAGAGCAAGTTGTCGAACTTACCCTCATTACTTTGCTCGCACGCGGGCATGCATTGTTAATCGGAGTACCGGGGCTTGCAAAAACTCGCTTGGTTGAGACCTTGGGAGGGGTTTTAGGCCTGGACGATCGACGCATTCAATTTACTCCAGATTTGATGCCAGCTGATATTTTAGGCTCTGAAATTCTGGAAACCTCTGAGAATGGTGAACGATATTTCAAATTTCTAAAAGGCCCTATTTTCGGACAGCTTCTCATGGCCGATGAAATAAATCGCTCAAGCCCACGGACGCAATCAGCGCTGTTGCAGGCGATGCAGGAAGAAACGGTCACTATCGCGGGAGAAACCTATCCCCTGCCTGTTCCCTTCCACGTGCTCGCGACACAAAATCCAATAGAACAAGAAGGAACATACCCACTTCCAGAAGCCCAACTGGATCGGTTCCTCATGCAAATCAATATTGACTATCCCAGTAAGGATACGGAACGGCGCATCCTTTTGGAAACCACTGGAAATGAAGAGGTCATTCCCTCCCAGATAATGTCGCCGGAGGAACTCAACGATGCTCAGCATCTGGTTCGTGAAATACCTGTCAGCGATAAAGTGATCGAAGCAATATTAAAACTGGTCCGAAATGGTCGTCCCGACACAACCGACAATGATCTCGTCGCCAAATATGTGTCATGGGGTCCAGGTCCGCGGGCTAGTCAAGCGCTTGTCCTTGCAGCTCGTGCTCGTGCGCTATTGGAAAATCGTTTAAGCCCTTCAATTGATGATATCGTTGCACTGGCGAAACCCGTATTGCAACACAGAATGGCATTATCATACGCGGCAAGGGCTGAAAATGTCGGAATGGATGACGTCATAAATTCTCTGACATCAACATTGGAATAA
- a CDS encoding DUF1285 domain-containing protein: protein MTEQNTQDGLSAILQQIKGQKHPPVHLWNPDFCGDLDMRIARDGTWFYLGSPIGRKPLVKLFSGVIRLDEDDKYYLVTPVEKIGITVDDAPFVAVEMFCEGDGSDQILSFRTNVDDFVILDKDHPFRIEIDPDTKEPAPYIRIRANLDALIARAVFYDIVNLAEEKLIDGKNLLGFWSSGEFFVLGPVDEIFENYN from the coding sequence ATGACAGAACAAAACACTCAAGATGGACTTAGCGCTATTCTTCAGCAAATAAAGGGGCAAAAGCATCCGCCTGTGCATTTGTGGAATCCGGATTTTTGCGGGGATCTTGATATGCGCATTGCACGGGATGGTACATGGTTCTATTTAGGGTCACCGATTGGCCGAAAGCCTTTGGTAAAGCTGTTTTCTGGCGTAATCCGGCTCGATGAAGATGATAAATACTATCTTGTTACGCCCGTGGAAAAGATTGGTATTACAGTTGATGATGCCCCGTTTGTGGCTGTTGAAATGTTTTGCGAAGGAGACGGCTCAGATCAAATATTAAGCTTTCGGACCAATGTTGACGATTTTGTGATCTTGGACAAGGATCATCCGTTCCGGATAGAAATTGACCCTGATACCAAAGAGCCGGCTCCCTATATTCGAATTCGCGCAAATTTGGATGCTTTGATTGCCCGTGCAGTTTTTTACGATATCGTAAATTTGGCAGAGGAGAAATTGATAGACGGGAAGAATCTTCTTGGTTTCTGGAGTAGTGGTGAGTTTTTTGTTTTAGGCCCTGTTGATGAAATATTTGAAAATTACAATTAA
- a CDS encoding Lrp/AsnC family transcriptional regulator → MDKTDRKLIAALRQNARASISELALSIGASRATIRTRMEKLERTGEILGYTISLKGDMSDRPVRGVTLIEIEGKGNERIIARLRGFSEIQAIHTTNGQWDLILELGTDTLADLDAVLQQIRLIEGVNTSETNLYLATHRSNKSAP, encoded by the coding sequence ATGGATAAAACAGATCGAAAACTTATCGCGGCACTACGCCAAAATGCAAGAGCATCCATTTCGGAATTGGCGTTGAGTATCGGTGCCTCCCGCGCGACCATTCGCACACGGATGGAAAAGCTGGAACGAACAGGCGAAATTCTCGGCTACACGATTTCGCTTAAAGGGGATATGTCAGACCGACCTGTACGCGGCGTGACCCTGATCGAAATAGAAGGTAAGGGAAATGAACGGATCATTGCCCGGCTACGAGGATTTTCCGAAATACAGGCCATCCATACGACCAATGGGCAATGGGATCTGATCCTGGAATTGGGAACGGATACACTTGCCGATCTTGATGCCGTTCTTCAGCAAATCAGGTTAATCGAGGGCGTCAACACTAGTGAGACAAATCTTTATTTGGCAACACATCGCAGCAACAAATCGGCGCCTTGA
- a CDS encoding transglycosylase SLT domain-containing protein codes for MRMMRLFFGCVTLCLIGGSAMAAPFPPNSVEYEETCRVAVEKAEKENRLPKRLLSAISLTETGRWHAKRQEIIAWPWTVYAEGRGRYLPNKAAAIEEVKTLKAKGVKNIDVGCMQVNLHFHPKAFENLNAAFDPNRNTKYAAELLASLRQRDRSWTKAIAYYHSKTKKFYIPYRRKVMKIWQEERRKDSEARRAEARKTYRLSREKLKERLKEASARRFTQSLKQKKPVVDGAS; via the coding sequence ATGCGTATGATGAGACTGTTTTTTGGATGTGTCACACTTTGCCTTATTGGCGGTTCTGCTATGGCTGCACCTTTCCCGCCGAACAGCGTGGAATATGAAGAAACCTGCCGTGTTGCAGTGGAAAAAGCGGAGAAAGAAAATCGATTGCCAAAGCGTCTCCTAAGCGCTATTTCCCTGACCGAAACAGGCAGGTGGCACGCGAAAAGACAGGAAATTATTGCCTGGCCCTGGACAGTTTATGCTGAAGGAAGAGGGCGATATCTTCCCAACAAGGCAGCCGCCATTGAAGAAGTTAAAACCCTGAAGGCGAAAGGGGTCAAAAATATTGATGTGGGTTGCATGCAAGTCAACCTGCATTTCCATCCGAAAGCCTTTGAAAATCTTAACGCCGCCTTTGACCCGAACCGAAATACAAAATATGCCGCTGAATTATTGGCTTCGTTACGTCAACGTGATCGTTCATGGACAAAAGCAATCGCGTATTACCATTCCAAAACAAAGAAATTCTATATCCCTTATCGCCGAAAGGTCATGAAAATCTGGCAGGAAGAACGCCGAAAGGATTCAGAAGCCCGGCGTGCTGAGGCAAGGAAAACCTATCGCCTTTCCCGTGAGAAACTAAAAGAGCGGTTGAAGGAAGCCAGCGCCCGACGATTTACACAATCTCTCAAACAAAAGAAGCCCGTCGTTGATGGCGCATCTTGA
- a CDS encoding N-formylglutamate amidohydrolase — protein MGAVSNPVTINWPDEWNLPFIFSSPHSGRHYPQEFVSNSKLDYPALRQSEDFLVDKLFSAAPSFGAPILCAHFPRAYCDVNREAFELDPNMFTTPLPKYVSTNSSRLSSGIGTIPKVVGAGQEIYAEKLDFEEIRDRIDECYFPYHHALRQLISEGLKRFGSIYLIDCHSMPAVRSGSRFGNKRPEIILGNRYGTSCESTFFYRSLDHFESFGYRVGHNSPYAGGFITTHYGKPDKNIHALQIEISRDLYMDQKTLTLNEGFETLHNNLSRYIAELGMYDSSLLIA, from the coding sequence ATGGGCGCGGTATCAAATCCAGTTACGATAAATTGGCCGGATGAGTGGAACCTGCCGTTCATTTTTTCCTCACCCCATAGTGGTCGTCACTATCCGCAAGAATTTGTCAGCAATTCGAAATTAGATTATCCTGCTTTACGGCAATCGGAAGATTTTCTGGTTGATAAGCTATTCTCCGCCGCACCCTCTTTCGGTGCGCCAATTCTATGTGCACATTTTCCGCGCGCGTATTGCGATGTGAACCGCGAAGCGTTTGAACTCGACCCCAACATGTTCACAACTCCTCTTCCGAAATACGTATCGACAAATAGCTCGCGGCTAAGTTCCGGTATTGGCACCATTCCAAAAGTTGTTGGTGCCGGACAGGAAATATACGCAGAAAAGCTGGATTTTGAAGAGATAAGGGATCGCATTGATGAATGTTATTTTCCCTATCATCATGCATTACGACAATTAATCAGTGAGGGCCTTAAGCGGTTCGGGAGTATTTACCTGATTGACTGTCATTCCATGCCAGCCGTCCGATCGGGATCAAGATTCGGAAATAAACGGCCTGAAATTATTCTCGGAAATCGCTATGGGACGTCCTGCGAGAGCACGTTCTTCTATCGATCTCTAGACCATTTTGAATCATTTGGCTATCGGGTCGGACATAATTCACCTTACGCCGGCGGATTCATCACAACCCATTACGGAAAGCCTGACAAAAACATTCACGCGCTTCAAATTGAAATCAGCCGGGATCTGTATATGGACCAGAAAACCCTGACCTTGAATGAGGGGTTCGAAACCCTTCACAATAATTTGTCCCGCTATATCGCCGAATTAGGCATGTATGATAGTTCTTTATTGATTGCTTAA
- a CDS encoding response regulator — MARILLAEDDDNLRPFLARSLENAGHEVLAFRDGEDAIPVLDTGEIDILVSDLVMPGINGIELARLAKDKSPDLPVIFITGFSAVAVEALETVDGVNKILSKPFHLNSLVEAVNRALDEVATS; from the coding sequence ATGGCGCGAATTTTACTGGCAGAAGATGACGATAACTTACGTCCTTTTCTCGCGCGGAGTCTTGAAAATGCCGGGCATGAGGTGCTTGCATTTCGTGATGGTGAAGATGCGATCCCTGTTCTAGATACCGGTGAGATAGACATACTGGTTTCTGATTTGGTTATGCCTGGAATCAACGGAATCGAGCTCGCCCGGCTTGCGAAGGATAAGTCTCCGGATCTTCCTGTCATTTTCATCACCGGGTTTTCAGCGGTTGCTGTTGAAGCGTTGGAAACAGTTGACGGTGTGAACAAGATTTTATCGAAACCCTTTCATCTTAATTCATTGGTAGAAGCCGTAAATCGTGCACTTGACGAAGTAGCGACCTCGTAG
- a CDS encoding bifunctional transcriptional activator/DNA repair enzyme AdaA has protein sequence MNYEGKIAAVMQRDSAQDGLFIYAVKTTGIYCRPSCSSRNPKPENVEFFKIPKDAESVGYRPCKRCRPDLVKIADPKLSLTRQICRLIEAYIDDQPEEKISLTSLARETGYSEDHLSRSFKKIMGITPIDYYDNLRVSNFKKNLHSGDDISGAAYGAGFGSSSRLYEKARERLGMTPASYAKGGAGAEIAYAFVDCFLGRMLVAGTRSGVCAVYFGEDDNKLLLELQEEFPKAEIAPDIGKLTEWSADIIAFLEKSSAALPEIPLDMYGTAFQRRVWQELLKIGPGATKTYREIAEDMGQPKSARAVGRACATNPVSLIVPCHRVIGSDGKLHGYRWGLERKEALRHLEGAT, from the coding sequence ATGAATTATGAAGGAAAAATAGCGGCTGTTATGCAGCGCGATTCAGCGCAGGATGGGCTTTTTATTTATGCTGTTAAAACGACGGGTATTTATTGCCGTCCTTCCTGTTCATCACGCAATCCGAAGCCCGAGAATGTTGAATTTTTTAAGATACCTAAAGACGCGGAATCTGTTGGCTACAGGCCCTGCAAGCGGTGCCGGCCTGATCTTGTCAAAATAGCGGATCCAAAACTTTCTCTGACCCGGCAGATATGTCGGCTTATCGAGGCATATATTGATGACCAGCCCGAGGAGAAGATTTCGCTAACTTCCCTGGCTCGGGAAACAGGCTATAGCGAAGATCATCTTTCCCGGAGTTTCAAGAAAATAATGGGCATTACCCCAATTGACTATTATGACAATTTACGGGTTTCAAATTTCAAGAAGAACCTGCATTCCGGCGATGATATCTCCGGTGCAGCTTATGGAGCCGGTTTTGGATCGTCTAGTAGATTATACGAAAAGGCACGGGAACGCCTTGGTATGACACCGGCGTCTTATGCCAAAGGCGGCGCAGGAGCGGAAATTGCCTATGCCTTCGTCGATTGTTTCCTGGGTCGGATGCTGGTTGCGGGAACCCGGTCAGGTGTTTGCGCAGTGTATTTTGGAGAGGATGACAATAAATTGCTTTTGGAACTTCAAGAAGAATTCCCAAAAGCTGAAATAGCACCGGATATTGGTAAATTGACGGAATGGTCAGCGGATATCATTGCATTCTTGGAGAAATCATCGGCGGCATTGCCTGAAATTCCACTGGATATGTATGGCACCGCGTTTCAGCGTCGTGTTTGGCAGGAGCTGCTAAAAATTGGCCCCGGGGCGACAAAAACATATCGCGAAATTGCGGAGGATATGGGGCAGCCGAAATCCGCGAGAGCTGTAGGACGGGCCTGTGCGACTAATCCCGTTTCGCTAATTGTTCCTTGCCATCGGGTGATTGGCTCAGATGGAAAACTACATGGTTATCGGTGGGGCCTGGAGCGAAAAGAGGCGTTGCGTCATTTGGAAGGTGCCACTTAG
- a CDS encoding DUF6111 family protein: MIRGILFHVIPLILPFVVYAVYLYFNKRAGGDKTWRGKSIAVSTVTGLFLMALSLVILGSVSGDSRDGTVYIPPKFEDGKLIDSQVIPAKDKN, translated from the coding sequence ATGATTAGAGGAATCTTGTTTCATGTAATCCCGCTTATCCTGCCCTTCGTGGTGTATGCAGTTTACTTGTATTTCAATAAAAGGGCGGGAGGAGATAAAACCTGGCGCGGAAAATCAATTGCTGTTTCAACAGTTACTGGGTTGTTTTTGATGGCCTTGAGTTTGGTCATTCTGGGATCTGTAAGTGGGGATTCACGTGATGGCACTGTTTATATTCCGCCAAAATTTGAAGATGGTAAGCTAATAGATTCTCAGGTAATTCCCGCCAAAGATAAAAACTGA